DNA sequence from the Tissierella sp. MB52-C2 genome:
TATCCTTAAGAAACTCAATCTCTGTCTTACCAGATATAAAGAAGATATTAAAGGACTTAGAAAATCCAGAGTTAATAAATATGAGTATCAATCTAGATACACTTGATGATATTTATTCCTTATTAGCTGATTCTATCAGTGAAAACCCTCCTATTACTATAAAAGAAGGTGGAATTATAAAAGAGGGATATGATGAAAAATTAGATCAAGTTAAAGAAGCCTGTTTAAAAGGGAGAGAATGGCTTACTACATTGGAAGCTAAGGAGAAGGAAAAAACTGGTATTAGGAATTTAAAAATTGGATTTAATAGAGTGTATGGATATTATTTTGAAGTAACTAAATCTAATATATCTTTAGTTCCAAACTATTTTATTAGAAAGCAAACTTTAACTAATTCAGAAAGATATTATACTGAAGAATTGAAAAGTATGGAAGATAAGATATTAGGATCAGAGGAAAAGTCCTTAGATTTAGAGTATGAAATATTCACTGAGATTAGAGATAAAATAAAAAAACATATAGATCGAATTCAAGCTACAAGTAAGATAATATCTCAAATTGACGTACTAAACGCTTTCGCTCAAGTGGCATATAAATTAAATTTTGTTAAACCTAGCCTTAATACAAAGGGAATTATTGAAATCGTAGAAGGAAGGCATCCCGTTGTAGAAAGCAATATTCAAAGCAACTTATTTATACCAAATGATACCTACTTAAATACAAGTGAGAGGATGGTTCAGATTATTACTGGACCTAATATGGCTGGAAAATCTACTTATATGAGACAGGTTGCCATTATAACCTTATTAGCACATATAGGTTCATTTGTACCAGCAAGTAGTGCAAATATATCTATAGTAGATAGAATATTTACTAGAATAGGAGCACAAGACAATCTATCACAGGGTGAAAGTACCTTTATGGTAGAAATGAATGAAGTATCTAATATTATAAGGTCGGCCACTAAAGATAGTTTGATTATTTTAGACGAAGTAGGCAGGGGTACTAGTACCTATGATGGTTTAAGTATAGCTTGGGCCATTGTAGAATATATTACAACTAATATAAAAGCTAAAACTCTATTTGCTACTCATTATCATGAATTAACTCAGCTGCAAAATGAAAATGATAATATAAAGAATTTAACAATTGTTGCTGAAGAAAGTGGCGACCAAATCATATTCCTAAGAAAAATAGTTGAAGGAAGTACAAATAAATCTTATGGAATAGAAGTTGCCAAATTAGCAGGTATAAATGAATCTGTTATTAATAGGGCCAACGAGATACTATCTCTTATTGAGGGTAACCATCAAATCAATATAAATAATAATATAAAAGAAGAACCAAGACAATTAAATTTAATGGATTATAAAAAAGATTATTATGTAGATAGAATTTTAAATTTAGATATAGATAATATAACACCTAAAGAAGCCTTAAATCTTCTTTATACTTTAAAGGAAGATGCTAAAAATCTAAGGAGAGATAATAATGAGTAAGATTAAGGTCTTAGATAATATTACTATACAGAAAATAGCAGCTGGAGAAGTTATAGAGAGACCTGCATCCATAGTAAAAGAGCTAATAGAAAACTCTTTAGATGCCAATGCAGATCATATAACAATAGAAATCAAAAACGGTGGTAAAACTTATATTAGAGTTACTGACAATGGAGATGGAATTGCAGGTGATGATTTGAGTTTAGCCTTTATGAGACATTCAACCTCTAAATTATCTACAGCTGAAGATTTGTATAGAATTAAGTCTTTAGGCTTTAGGGGAGAGGCTTTAGCCAGTATATCTCACGTTTCTAGGGTAGAGGTTATGACAAAAACAGAAGATGCCTTAGGGGGGATTAATGCTATTATTGAAGAGGGTAAGATTTTATCTCAAGAGTCAATAGGGTGTCCAAAGGGTACTACAATGATAGTAAAAGACTTGTTTTACAATATACCCGTTAGGAAGGAATTCTTAAAATCTGACCTTGCTGAATCTAATCAGATTTCAGATATTGTATATAAGGTTGCATTGGGAAATCCCAAAACTTCATTTAAGTTTATAAGGGATAATAGGGTTGTTTTAAACACTTCAAAAAATAATAATATGGAGTCCCATGTCTACAGCATTCTTGGTAAGGATTTTTCTAGTAATCTAACTAAAATTGACTTTGAAGATGAAGGTATTCATGTATATGGCTATATCTCTAATAATAAATTATATAGGAGCAATAGAAGTCACCAATATATTTATGTTAACGGAAGATATGTAAGCAATAAAAGTCTATCAAATGTTATTGAAAATCACTATAGATCCACTATTCCATTAAATAGGTTTCCATGTTTTATTATATTTATGGATTTGGATCCTGGTAGTATAGATGTAAATATACATCCAACAAAACAAGAGATTAAATTTGCTAATGAAGCTGAGATAATTGAAGTAGTAAATAAGGGGATAAAGGAGGTCTTGTATCCATCTTTATCTATACCTAGTATGAGTTTAAAAAATAATATGGAAGTAGATAAAAAACAGGATACTCCGACCCTATTAGTCGTGGATAGTGATTTAGGAATAGACACTAATATTATAGTTAAAGACTTTACTAATAAAATAATATATGAAGAAAAGAATGAACCTAGGATTATAGAATCTAACCTATTTGAAGATAATGAGATCATAAGTTACGAGCCTATAAAAGAGGAAGAAGTTTATAATGAAAAAGCTTCAGATATTAAAGATATACTCTCTAAGATTAGACCTATTGGCATAGTGTTTAATACTTATATACTTTCAGTAGATGATTTGAATCAAAGTTTATACTTTATAGATCAACACGCTGCACATGAAAGGGTTATGTACGAGAAGTATTTAGAAGAATTTGGCACTGAGAATATAGTTACTCAAAATCTTTTAGCTCCAGAAATTATAGATTTAACAAATATGGAGAAAATAAATGTAATGGAGAACCTAGATATATTCAGAGATTTAGGTTTCGATGTTGAGGAATTTGGAAATAATAGTATCGCCATAAGGGCTGTTCCTCTTGTATTTGGAATGCCTAGAATTAAAGATTTGTTTTATGAGATACTTGATAATATTAATAATGTTAAAAGCAATTATGATACTAAGCTAGAAAAGATAATGAAAATAGCATGTACTAAAGCAGTTAAAGGCGGAGATCATATGAATAATATTGAGATCAATAGTTTGATAAAACAATTAAAATTATGTGATAATCCACATAGCTGTCCTCACGGCAGACCTACTGTTTTAGAAATGACTAAAAAAGATATAGAAAAGTCATTTTTAAGAATTATTTAGAAGGATGATAAGATGAAAGACAATTTATTTATTTTAATAGGGCCTACGGCCATAGGGAAGACATCTCTATCCATTGAGTTGGCTAAGAGAATGGATGGTGAGATCATATCGGCAGATTCCATGCAGATATATAAATATATGGATATAGGTTCTGCAAAAGTATCTAAGGAAGAAATGCAGGGTATTCAACATCATTTAATAGATATAATTCTTCCTGACGAAGAATTTACTGTATCTGATTATAAAGATCGTGCTATAACTTTAATTAAAGATATTAATGGGAAACATAAGTTGCCAATGGTTGTAGGAGGTACTGGATTATATATAAATTCTTTAGTATATAAGTTGAATTTTACAGAGGTACCTCCACATAATGAAACTAGAACTAAATTAGAATTATTAGGAGAAAAACATGGAAATGAATATTTACATGAAATGTTAGAAAAGATAGATATAGATAGTGCGGAAAGAATAAGTGTCAATGATAGAAAAAGAATAATTAGAGCAATAGAAATATTTGAAATAACAGGCAAAACTATGACTGAATTTAATAAGGATTTTAGGCAGCCCATAGAGGACTATAATTTAGTGATGGTTGGGCTAAATATGGATAGAGAAAAATTATATAATAGGATAAACTATAGAGTAGATATAATGGTTGAAGAAGGGTTAATAGAGGAAGTAAAAAAACTTTTAGAAATGGGATACGATAGAAAACTTGTATCTATGCAGGGTATAGGCTATAAGGAGATAATAATGTACTTAGAAGGAAATATCTCTTTAGATGAGTCTATAGAAAAAATAAAGCAAGGTTCAAGGAATTATGCAAAAAGACAGTTGACATGGTTTAGAAGAGATAATAGAATTAAATGGGTTGATGTAGATAAGTTTAATAATTTAGAAGATTTAAGTCAATATATAATTGACTATTCTAAAGATAGATTTATAATTAATAGATAAAGGAGGGGACAAAATGAAACAAAACATAAACTTACAGGATATATTTTTAAATAAAGCCCGTAGGGAAAACATTGGTATTACAATATTTTTAGTTAATGGGTATCAAATAAAAGGCCAGGTAAAGGGATTTGATAATTACACTATAATACTAGAAAGTGAAGATAGGCAGCAGTTAATTTATAAACATGCTATTTCTACAATAATACCTATGAGACAGATAGACTTAGATAATTAATTTTTATTTAAATAATTTTATTTAAAAAAGTCTCTGATTACAATCGGAGACTTTTTATAACGAAACAAAAGCTTCTATAGAAGCTTTTGTTATTTTATAGAGAAAGGTGATACATATGAACAAGTTGACAGAAAATATATTATGTGAACAATTCGAGATAAAAGAGGAAGTAATTAAATTTGTACGAGAAAAAGAAAATTTAATTTTAGATAAATTTAAAGGTATTGATGATATTAAAGAATATAACCAATATAAAGTTATAAATGCCATGCAGAAATGCAGATTAGCTTCTACAGACTTTAACTGGACAACAGGGTATGGATATGGTGATATAGGGAGAGATAAGGTAGAAGAAATATATGCCCATGTATTTAATACAGAAGATGCCTTAGTAAGACCTGCAATTGCTTCAGGTACTCATGCCATTACTTTAACTTTATCCGGTATATTAAGACCTGGGGATGAACTTATAGCTATAACAGGTGCGCCATATGATACTTTACAGAAGGTAATAGGAGTAAAGGATAATATGTCTGGTACTCTAATAGACTATGGAGTAAAATATAAAGAGATTCCTCTAAAAGAAAATATTATCAATACGGAAAAGGTAAAGGATGCCATATCTAAAGATACTAAAATGCTTATGATTCAAAGGTCTACTGGATATAGTGATAGAAGGGCATTAACAATTGAAGAAATAGAAAATGCAATCAATGCTATTAGAGAATACAATAAAGATGTAATAATTATGGTGGATAATTGTTATGGAGAATTTTTAGAGCTTAGAGAGCCTACTGATGTTGGGGCAGATGTTATGGCAGGGTCATTGATAAAAAACCCTGGTGGGGGAATTGCTTTATCTGGAGGATATATTGTAGGTAAATCTAAATTAGTTGAACAAGTTTCAAATAGGTTGACGGCACCAGGATTAGGGAAGGAATGTGGGCTTACTTTTGGAACAACCAGAAGTACGCTGCAAGGACTATTTCTGGCACCTCATATAGTGTCTGAAGCCGTTAAGGGTGCATTATTAGTTGGAATAACATATAAAGAACTTGGATTCAAAATAGTTCCAAATATAGACGATGTAAGATCCGATATAATTCAGGGAGTAGAATTAAGGAGTCCAAAAAGAGTTGTAGAATTTTGCAGAGGAATTCAGGCAGCTTCAGTGGTAGATTCTTATGTTGTACCAGAAGCATGGGATATGCCGGGATATGAAGATAAGGTCATAATGGCAGCAGGTGGCTTTATAGAAGGTTCTTCTATTGAACTTAGTGCAGATGGCCCCATAAGAGAGCCTTATTTTGCGTATTATCAAGGTGGATTAACATATGAACACTGTAAGTTAGGAGTTATGAAATCTTTAAATAATTTATATAAAAATAAGTTAATAGATATGAAATAGAATAAAATTTAGTAAAATCTCATATGAAATAATAAAAGAATATCTAAAAATGACTATAAAAATATTGATTTTTCACTTTCCTTGCTTGATGAGGCTGATTTCGGGTAATTCTTAGTTTTCCGGAAAAAAATGAGGCTCTATTTTGCGTTTTAATAGGCTTTTGAAGGTATGCCAATGCTATTTACCCACTTATTTTAAGAAAAAGAAGATGATTTACTCATCTTCTTTTTTTGCAGTGTTGCTTCTTATTATTTGTAATTCAACTTCTAATGTAGCAAGTTTTTTATTTAATTCTTGAATTTTGGTATTGTATTCATCAATTTCCATCCTGTGTAAACTATAATTTTGTTCCATTTCCTTTTAACGAGTTAATTTAATAATAAAAGATAATATGAACAACAATGACGATATCTATATTTGTAATATATATAGTTTCTTTGGTGGGATAAATGCTGGTGGTCAAATTTATGCATAATAAATCGAGAAGACATATCAAAATATGTCGAAAAATGAGTATAATC
Encoded proteins:
- the mutS gene encoding DNA mismatch repair protein MutS, which encodes MENLTPMMKQYFSIKKQYDDCILFFRLGDFYEMFFEDALTASKELEITLTQRDCGMAEKAPMCGVPHHVAETYISRLVEKGYKVALCEQVEDPKVAKGIVQRDVIKVVTPGTITDQAVLDEKTNNYLVSIYFDNLGVGISYVDNSTGEMYTTEFLGESSQNNTFLIDELGKILPSEIICNDAINSNEKLLKILQRTINPYINDYKEDDIRKDNLESIIINHFNGKSLEDLGIDSKIYSIIATSKLIEYLYKTQKSSLEHINNLSYYRPNNYMILDINTRANLEIHETIIKRDRKGALIGLLDKTSTSMGGRLLKKWLEQPLINIIEIEKRNNIVEYFFDNIVIMDDIKSLLRQIYDIERLASKISNGNCNARDLLSLRNSISVLPDIKKILKDLENPELINMSINLDTLDDIYSLLADSISENPPITIKEGGIIKEGYDEKLDQVKEACLKGREWLTTLEAKEKEKTGIRNLKIGFNRVYGYYFEVTKSNISLVPNYFIRKQTLTNSERYYTEELKSMEDKILGSEEKSLDLEYEIFTEIRDKIKKHIDRIQATSKIISQIDVLNAFAQVAYKLNFVKPSLNTKGIIEIVEGRHPVVESNIQSNLFIPNDTYLNTSERMVQIITGPNMAGKSTYMRQVAIITLLAHIGSFVPASSANISIVDRIFTRIGAQDNLSQGESTFMVEMNEVSNIIRSATKDSLIILDEVGRGTSTYDGLSIAWAIVEYITTNIKAKTLFATHYHELTQLQNENDNIKNLTIVAEESGDQIIFLRKIVEGSTNKSYGIEVAKLAGINESVINRANEILSLIEGNHQININNNIKEEPRQLNLMDYKKDYYVDRILNLDIDNITPKEALNLLYTLKEDAKNLRRDNNE
- the mutL gene encoding DNA mismatch repair endonuclease MutL, which gives rise to MSKIKVLDNITIQKIAAGEVIERPASIVKELIENSLDANADHITIEIKNGGKTYIRVTDNGDGIAGDDLSLAFMRHSTSKLSTAEDLYRIKSLGFRGEALASISHVSRVEVMTKTEDALGGINAIIEEGKILSQESIGCPKGTTMIVKDLFYNIPVRKEFLKSDLAESNQISDIVYKVALGNPKTSFKFIRDNRVVLNTSKNNNMESHVYSILGKDFSSNLTKIDFEDEGIHVYGYISNNKLYRSNRSHQYIYVNGRYVSNKSLSNVIENHYRSTIPLNRFPCFIIFMDLDPGSIDVNIHPTKQEIKFANEAEIIEVVNKGIKEVLYPSLSIPSMSLKNNMEVDKKQDTPTLLVVDSDLGIDTNIIVKDFTNKIIYEEKNEPRIIESNLFEDNEIISYEPIKEEEVYNEKASDIKDILSKIRPIGIVFNTYILSVDDLNQSLYFIDQHAAHERVMYEKYLEEFGTENIVTQNLLAPEIIDLTNMEKINVMENLDIFRDLGFDVEEFGNNSIAIRAVPLVFGMPRIKDLFYEILDNINNVKSNYDTKLEKIMKIACTKAVKGGDHMNNIEINSLIKQLKLCDNPHSCPHGRPTVLEMTKKDIEKSFLRII
- the miaA gene encoding tRNA (adenosine(37)-N6)-dimethylallyltransferase MiaA → MKDNLFILIGPTAIGKTSLSIELAKRMDGEIISADSMQIYKYMDIGSAKVSKEEMQGIQHHLIDIILPDEEFTVSDYKDRAITLIKDINGKHKLPMVVGGTGLYINSLVYKLNFTEVPPHNETRTKLELLGEKHGNEYLHEMLEKIDIDSAERISVNDRKRIIRAIEIFEITGKTMTEFNKDFRQPIEDYNLVMVGLNMDREKLYNRINYRVDIMVEEGLIEEVKKLLEMGYDRKLVSMQGIGYKEIIMYLEGNISLDESIEKIKQGSRNYAKRQLTWFRRDNRIKWVDVDKFNNLEDLSQYIIDYSKDRFIINR
- the hfq gene encoding RNA chaperone Hfq, encoding MKQNINLQDIFLNKARRENIGITIFLVNGYQIKGQVKGFDNYTIILESEDRQQLIYKHAISTIIPMRQIDLDN
- a CDS encoding methionine gamma-lyase family protein — protein: MNKLTENILCEQFEIKEEVIKFVREKENLILDKFKGIDDIKEYNQYKVINAMQKCRLASTDFNWTTGYGYGDIGRDKVEEIYAHVFNTEDALVRPAIASGTHAITLTLSGILRPGDELIAITGAPYDTLQKVIGVKDNMSGTLIDYGVKYKEIPLKENIINTEKVKDAISKDTKMLMIQRSTGYSDRRALTIEEIENAINAIREYNKDVIIMVDNCYGEFLELREPTDVGADVMAGSLIKNPGGGIALSGGYIVGKSKLVEQVSNRLTAPGLGKECGLTFGTTRSTLQGLFLAPHIVSEAVKGALLVGITYKELGFKIVPNIDDVRSDIIQGVELRSPKRVVEFCRGIQAASVVDSYVVPEAWDMPGYEDKVIMAAGGFIEGSSIELSADGPIREPYFAYYQGGLTYEHCKLGVMKSLNNLYKNKLIDMK